In the genome of Segatella copri, one region contains:
- a CDS encoding ABC transporter permease: protein MNLVWKLLRQHISIPQFAGFAFANLFGMLIVLFGFQFYKDVLPVFTQEDSFMKADYLIMSKKIGMGNTISGRSNTFSGAEIDDVGDQKFVKKVGKFTSTEYKVDAQMGVNGVNVLNSELFFESVPDGFVDVPLKDWKYTPGAKEVPIILPRTYINMYNFGFAQSHSLPKISDGLMGMIDFNIQIQAGGKKEQFRGKVIGFSSRLNTILVPQAFMDWSNQEFAPNQKSDPNRLIVEVGNPGDESITKYLDDNGYEVETDKLDAEKTTYFLRMMVSLVMIIGLVISILSFYILMLSIYLLVQKNSSKLENLLLIGYSPNDVAKPYQVLTISLNVVVLIIAWVILFFVRGYYMDFIEAIFPDLDEGTMLPAICLGLVLFLIVSILNIVAIRRKVMSIWQRKE, encoded by the coding sequence ATGAATTTGGTTTGGAAATTACTTCGTCAGCATATCAGCATACCCCAGTTTGCCGGCTTTGCCTTTGCCAATCTCTTCGGTATGCTCATCGTCCTTTTCGGCTTCCAGTTTTATAAGGATGTGCTGCCTGTCTTCACCCAGGAAGACAGTTTTATGAAAGCCGACTATCTCATCATGAGCAAGAAGATAGGTATGGGAAATACCATCAGCGGTCGCTCAAATACCTTCTCTGGTGCCGAGATAGATGATGTAGGTGATCAGAAGTTCGTGAAGAAGGTGGGCAAGTTTACCTCCACCGAATACAAGGTAGATGCCCAGATGGGCGTAAACGGCGTGAATGTACTCAACAGCGAACTCTTCTTCGAGAGTGTTCCCGATGGTTTCGTGGATGTGCCGCTCAAGGACTGGAAATATACTCCTGGAGCCAAGGAAGTGCCTATCATCCTTCCGCGTACCTATATTAATATGTATAACTTCGGATTTGCCCAGAGTCACTCGCTGCCAAAGATAAGCGATGGTCTGATGGGAATGATAGATTTCAACATCCAGATTCAGGCGGGCGGCAAGAAGGAGCAGTTTAGAGGAAAGGTGATCGGTTTCTCTTCACGCCTTAACACCATCCTCGTGCCACAGGCGTTCATGGATTGGAGCAACCAGGAGTTCGCACCTAACCAGAAAAGCGATCCTAACCGCCTGATTGTGGAAGTAGGAAATCCGGGCGACGAGAGCATCACCAAATATTTGGATGACAACGGCTACGAGGTGGAGACCGACAAGCTGGATGCCGAGAAGACCACCTATTTCCTGCGCATGATGGTATCGCTGGTAATGATAATCGGACTGGTGATTTCTATCCTGAGCTTCTATATTCTGATGCTCAGCATCTATCTGCTGGTACAGAAGAACTCATCCAAGTTGGAGAATCTGCTGCTGATAGGTTACAGCCCTAACGATGTGGCGAAACCATACCAGGTGCTCACCATCTCGCTGAATGTAGTGGTTCTCATCATTGCATGGGTCATCCTTTTCTTCGTTCGTGGCTACTACATGGACTTCATCGAAGCCATCTTCCCTGATCTCGACGAGGGAACGATGCTCCCTGCCATCTGCCTGGGCTTGGTTCTGTTCCTGATAGTCTCCATCCTGAACATCGTTGCTATCCGCCGCAAGGTGATGAGCATCTGGCAGAGAAAGGAGTGA
- a CDS encoding ATP-binding cassette domain-containing protein, producing the protein MEKIQLHSVLPQVFAQRDDLNSEIWKQDVTFEKGHLYLVEAESGSGKSTFCSYVLGYRHDYSGSVMFDHDVTANYKVSDWVEMRKRHISHLFQELRLFPELTAMENVEIKNKLTGFKTREQILKWFDMLGIADKVDAKIGRMSFGQQQRVAMMRALCQPFDFILADEPISHLDDNNSRIMGEIMMAEAKEQGAGVIVTSIGKHMDLNYEHIFRL; encoded by the coding sequence GTGGAAAAGATTCAGCTTCATTCCGTTCTCCCGCAGGTCTTCGCCCAGCGTGACGACCTGAATTCGGAGATATGGAAGCAGGATGTTACCTTCGAGAAGGGACATCTTTATCTTGTAGAAGCGGAGAGTGGCAGCGGAAAGAGTACTTTCTGCAGCTATGTGCTCGGCTATCGTCACGACTACAGCGGAAGCGTGATGTTTGATCATGATGTTACCGCCAACTATAAGGTTTCTGATTGGGTAGAGATGCGAAAGCGTCACATCAGTCATCTCTTTCAGGAACTCCGTCTCTTCCCTGAGCTTACGGCGATGGAGAACGTGGAAATCAAGAATAAGCTTACGGGCTTCAAGACCCGTGAGCAGATTCTCAAGTGGTTTGATATGCTCGGCATTGCCGACAAGGTGGATGCCAAGATAGGCAGAATGTCGTTCGGACAGCAGCAGCGCGTGGCCATGATGCGCGCCCTCTGTCAGCCTTTCGACTTCATACTCGCCGATGAACCGATCAGTCACCTTGACGACAACAACTCCCGCATCATGGGTGAAATCATGATGGCAGAGGCGAAGGAGCAGGGGGCTGGCGTCATCGTAACCAGCATCGGCAAGCACATGGACTTAAACTATGAACATATATTTAGATTATGA
- a CDS encoding DUF4836 family protein, protein MGLAITFLLLSSCSGSDYLNAIPKKSTALISVDMKQMTADKSDEDKAGMLKTLLHVDDVDNCGIDVSEKLYLFETADGNLGLCAKVSSEDGVSDWLATLAKKHIATEVTERKGFHFSVLKNSWLVGYSDEALLVMGPVVADAQAQLQQQMVKYLKADEEDGITASPMFDRLSGISSPMAMVAQAQALPEKFVAPFTLGAPKDTDPSQVVIAAEMNVKEGILQIQGETFSFNKSIDEALQKALQNYRPIKGNYVKSMPADALAGIFMNVKGEQFLPMMQSNRSLQTLLMGINQAVDMDNIMRSVDGDMAIMMPTLGDASMKMMMAAKLAHSKWLGDVDYWKTSCPPGAKIANWGKNAYFYTDGKTSFYFGVTDDKQFFSGSDELSAQYAVKSSNHPIDAKIQKLIVGQKLAMVINLAKSSNGDGSGKGDAISTVTGLLTPIFGNLTSVVYTLKVKG, encoded by the coding sequence ATGGGCTTAGCAATAACTTTCTTATTGCTAAGCTCCTGTTCTGGCAGTGATTATCTCAATGCCATTCCTAAGAAAAGTACTGCCCTTATCTCTGTGGACATGAAGCAGATGACTGCTGATAAAAGCGACGAGGATAAGGCGGGCATGCTGAAAACTTTGCTCCATGTAGATGACGTAGATAATTGCGGCATCGATGTAAGCGAGAAGTTGTATCTCTTCGAAACGGCCGATGGCAACCTGGGACTCTGTGCCAAGGTGAGTAGCGAGGATGGCGTTTCTGATTGGCTCGCAACTCTCGCCAAAAAGCATATTGCCACCGAAGTAACGGAACGAAAAGGCTTCCATTTCTCGGTGTTGAAGAATTCCTGGCTCGTAGGATATTCTGATGAGGCTCTCCTCGTGATGGGTCCTGTGGTGGCTGATGCCCAGGCTCAGCTGCAGCAGCAGATGGTGAAATATCTCAAGGCTGATGAAGAGGATGGCATTACGGCTTCTCCTATGTTCGATCGTCTTTCGGGTATTTCGTCTCCGATGGCGATGGTGGCGCAGGCGCAGGCTCTGCCGGAAAAGTTTGTGGCTCCATTCACTCTGGGTGCTCCTAAGGATACCGATCCTTCACAGGTGGTTATTGCTGCCGAGATGAACGTGAAGGAGGGCATCCTGCAGATTCAGGGCGAGACTTTCTCCTTTAATAAGTCTATCGATGAGGCTCTTCAGAAGGCTCTTCAGAACTATCGCCCCATCAAGGGCAATTACGTGAAGTCGATGCCTGCTGATGCCTTGGCGGGTATCTTCATGAATGTGAAGGGTGAACAGTTCCTGCCGATGATGCAGAGCAACCGCAGTCTGCAGACTCTCCTGATGGGCATCAACCAGGCGGTGGATATGGATAATATCATGCGTAGTGTGGATGGCGACATGGCTATCATGATGCCAACCCTGGGCGATGCAAGCATGAAGATGATGATGGCTGCTAAGTTGGCGCATAGCAAATGGTTGGGTGATGTGGATTACTGGAAGACTTCCTGTCCTCCGGGTGCCAAGATTGCCAACTGGGGCAAGAATGCCTATTTCTATACCGATGGCAAGACTTCTTTCTACTTCGGAGTAACCGACGACAAGCAGTTCTTCAGCGGTAGCGACGAACTCTCTGCCCAATATGCCGTGAAGTCAAGCAATCATCCGATAGATGCGAAGATTCAGAAGCTCATCGTGGGACAGAAACTGGCGATGGTCATCAATCTAGCCAAGAGTTCCAATGGTGATGGCTCTGGCAAGGGCGATGCTATCTCTACCGTAACCGGTCTGCTCACCCCAATCTTCGGAAATCTCACTTCCGTGGTCTATACTTTAAAGGTAAAAGGGTAA
- a CDS encoding 16S rRNA (uracil(1498)-N(3))-methyltransferase, protein MKEVRYFYVPEAATQVELPAEEATHALRVLRLKGGDEIFLMDGEGSFYRAEVTAASSKRCLYEIKETMPQKRAWKGHIHLAIAPTKMMERIEWMAEKATEIGFDELSFLNCQFSERKVVKTPRIDKIVISAVKQSHKAWKPVVNELESFKEFIQMPRPGRKFICHCYEEIEKKDFFQEISSLSNAADGKDASSSADITVLVGPEGDFSIDEVRLALENGYESVSLGTSRLRTETAGLVAVHMAHIARRL, encoded by the coding sequence ATGAAAGAGGTTAGATATTTCTATGTGCCTGAGGCAGCAACCCAGGTGGAATTGCCTGCCGAGGAGGCTACCCATGCGCTCCGTGTGCTGAGATTGAAGGGCGGTGACGAGATTTTCCTCATGGATGGGGAAGGTTCGTTCTATCGTGCCGAGGTGACTGCGGCTTCCAGCAAGCGCTGTCTCTATGAAATCAAGGAAACGATGCCGCAGAAGCGTGCCTGGAAGGGCCATATCCATCTGGCGATTGCTCCTACCAAGATGATGGAGCGCATCGAGTGGATGGCGGAGAAGGCTACGGAAATCGGGTTCGATGAACTCTCTTTCCTTAACTGCCAGTTTTCTGAGCGCAAGGTGGTGAAGACGCCAAGAATTGACAAGATTGTGATTTCTGCCGTGAAGCAGAGTCATAAGGCTTGGAAACCGGTGGTCAATGAACTGGAGAGTTTCAAGGAGTTCATCCAGATGCCTCGTCCGGGCAGAAAGTTCATCTGCCATTGCTACGAGGAGATAGAGAAGAAAGACTTCTTCCAGGAAATCTCTTCCTTATCGAATGCTGCTGATGGCAAGGATGCATCATCCTCTGCTGATATTACGGTATTGGTAGGGCCGGAAGGCGATTTCTCCATCGATGAGGTCCGTCTTGCCCTGGAGAATGGCTACGAGAGCGTATCTTTGGGAACCAGCCGACTTCGCACGGAAACGGCGGGTCTGGTGGCGGTTCACATGGCGCATATCGCAAGAAGACTATAA
- a CDS encoding bifunctional nuclease domain-containing protein: protein MMYKLIYKGTFSIPEADDACVITLTDMAETRALSIVLAKEMASEIKRHEHKAEETRNHLVDVFTQVMKDEEITHYRIEFEGIQDRGFKAKLVNTITGKGYELLPETAVLLSLTSGYEMCAPLEVLQKFSTPFNKEVMSVALPIMSLPDSLLQKALDKAVEEENYEGASFIRDEMKRREEKNKK, encoded by the coding sequence ATGATGTATAAATTAATTTATAAAGGGACTTTTTCTATTCCAGAGGCAGATGATGCCTGCGTAATCACGCTTACCGACATGGCGGAGACCCGTGCGCTCTCTATTGTGTTGGCTAAGGAGATGGCGAGCGAAATCAAACGGCATGAGCATAAGGCTGAAGAAACCCGAAATCATCTGGTTGATGTGTTTACACAGGTGATGAAAGATGAGGAAATAACCCATTACCGCATTGAGTTCGAGGGTATTCAAGATCGTGGCTTCAAGGCAAAACTGGTAAATACGATAACCGGCAAGGGCTATGAACTTCTTCCGGAAACAGCCGTGTTGCTTTCGTTGACAAGTGGTTATGAGATGTGCGCCCCTCTGGAGGTGCTTCAGAAGTTCTCTACACCTTTTAATAAGGAAGTGATGAGTGTGGCTCTCCCTATCATGAGTTTGCCTGATTCTCTGCTGCAGAAGGCGTTGGATAAGGCTGTGGAGGAAGAAAACTACGAGGGTGCTTCCTTCATCCGCGATGAGATGAAGCGCCGTGAGGAAAAAAATAAGAAGTAA
- a CDS encoding MFS transporter: MNLKVRLAVMNFLEFAVWGAYLTSMGNYLGKAGMGADISWFYTIQGIVSIFMPTLMGIVADKYIQPQRLLGYCHLLAGLSMIGLFLMGEVSAMPDEALFMTVYTFSVAFYMPTLALSNTSAFTILKNHGLDTIKDFPPIRVFGTVGFIATMWIVNCATWDHGSFMFLFSENAYKFQYTHLQFLVSGALSIVLFLYCFSLPQCPLVKKEARSWVETWGFDSFKLFKSREMALFFIFSCMLGMSLQVTNGYATPFITSFKGDPSMLDTFAANNATLLVSISQVAEALCILLIPYFLKRYGIKVVMLIAMFAWVFRFGFFGLGNPAFPGVILFVLSCIVYGVAFDFFNVSGGLFVDQKCEPKIRASAQGLFMLMTNGLGASIGTILAGQVINHYCHWENGYLMGDWQTCWFIFAGYALVVGVAFAVLFRPKKETKQ; the protein is encoded by the coding sequence ATGAATCTAAAAGTACGTTTGGCAGTGATGAACTTCCTGGAGTTCGCTGTTTGGGGAGCCTATCTCACTTCTATGGGCAACTATCTCGGCAAGGCCGGAATGGGTGCAGATATCTCCTGGTTCTATACCATTCAGGGTATAGTATCTATCTTCATGCCTACTTTGATGGGTATTGTGGCGGATAAGTATATCCAGCCGCAGAGACTCCTGGGCTATTGCCATCTGCTGGCGGGTCTCTCGATGATAGGGCTGTTCCTGATGGGAGAGGTGAGTGCCATGCCTGATGAGGCTCTCTTCATGACGGTTTATACCTTCAGCGTCGCTTTCTATATGCCTACGCTGGCACTGTCGAATACTTCGGCGTTCACTATCCTGAAAAATCATGGGCTGGATACCATCAAGGACTTCCCGCCTATCCGAGTCTTCGGCACCGTGGGCTTCATTGCCACCATGTGGATTGTCAACTGTGCTACCTGGGATCATGGCTCGTTCATGTTCCTCTTTTCGGAAAATGCTTATAAGTTCCAGTATACCCACCTCCAGTTCCTCGTTTCTGGTGCGTTGAGCATCGTGCTCTTCCTTTATTGCTTCAGCCTGCCTCAGTGTCCGCTGGTCAAGAAGGAAGCTCGCAGTTGGGTGGAGACCTGGGGCTTCGATTCCTTCAAGCTCTTCAAGAGTCGTGAGATGGCGCTGTTCTTCATCTTCTCATGTATGCTCGGAATGAGTTTGCAGGTAACCAATGGTTATGCTACTCCATTTATCACCAGTTTCAAGGGTGATCCTAGTATGTTAGATACATTTGCAGCCAACAATGCCACCCTCCTGGTATCAATCTCTCAGGTGGCAGAGGCACTCTGCATCCTCCTGATTCCATACTTCCTGAAGCGTTATGGCATCAAGGTAGTGATGCTCATCGCCATGTTTGCATGGGTGTTCCGTTTCGGATTCTTCGGATTGGGCAACCCTGCATTCCCTGGTGTCATTCTCTTCGTGCTCTCCTGCATCGTCTATGGTGTGGCTTTCGACTTCTTCAACGTGTCGGGTGGCCTCTTCGTAGACCAGAAGTGCGAGCCTAAGATCAGAGCATCTGCTCAGGGCTTGTTCATGCTGATGACCAATGGCTTGGGTGCATCTATTGGCACAATTCTTGCAGGACAGGTGATTAACCATTACTGTCACTGGGAAAATGGATATTTGATGGGCGATTGGCAGACTTGCTGGTTTATCTTCGCAGGTTATGCTCTTGTGGTCGGAGTTGCCTTCGCCGTATTGTTCAGACCAAAGAAGGAGACAAAACAATGA
- a CDS encoding chromate transporter, giving the protein MLVKFFLTCNKIGAFTLGGGYAMIPIMEQEFVDKNKWMDKQEFMDIMVVAQTTPGIFAIDMASHIGYKLKGVWGGIVGAIGIALPSIIAILIIAMFFQQFKDNYWVGKFFAGVRPAVVALIAAPCFKMAKTANINRYNIWIPVVCCLLIAAFGISPIYIIIAAGVLGWLYGKFIVKS; this is encoded by the coding sequence ATGTTAGTAAAGTTTTTCCTTACGTGTAACAAGATTGGTGCCTTTACCCTGGGTGGAGGCTACGCTATGATTCCCATCATGGAACAAGAATTCGTGGATAAGAACAAATGGATGGACAAACAGGAATTCATGGACATCATGGTGGTGGCTCAAACCACTCCAGGCATCTTTGCTATCGATATGGCTAGCCACATCGGTTACAAGCTGAAGGGGGTATGGGGCGGCATCGTGGGTGCTATCGGCATTGCCCTTCCTTCCATCATCGCCATCCTCATCATCGCCATGTTCTTCCAGCAGTTCAAGGACAATTACTGGGTGGGCAAGTTCTTTGCAGGAGTTCGTCCTGCCGTGGTAGCGCTGATTGCAGCTCCCTGCTTCAAGATGGCAAAGACGGCAAACATCAACCGCTACAACATCTGGATACCAGTAGTTTGCTGCCTGCTGATTGCCGCATTCGGCATCTCGCCTATCTATATTATCATTGCAGCCGGCGTGCTGGGATGGCTTTATGGAAAGTTTATAGTTAAAAGTTAA
- a CDS encoding chromate transporter, whose translation MLFLKLFLIFTKIGTFNFGGGYAMLSLIHNETVVKNHWLTNAEFTDIVAISQSTPGPIGINCATYVGYTACLHAGYPTWAACLGSFLASLSIMWLPFIIMILISRYLMTHKDSKIVKDIFAGLRPAIIGLIAAAAILLMNKENFGSPTDNPFAFGASVALFLGAFYFTKAKKANPILLLFICGIIGLFIF comes from the coding sequence ATGCTATTTTTAAAGTTATTCCTGATATTTACCAAAATTGGTACATTTAATTTTGGTGGAGGATATGCGATGCTTTCGCTCATCCACAACGAAACCGTAGTGAAGAACCACTGGCTCACCAATGCCGAGTTTACGGATATTGTGGCTATCAGCCAGTCAACTCCGGGACCTATCGGCATCAACTGTGCCACCTACGTGGGCTATACCGCCTGCCTTCATGCCGGTTATCCTACCTGGGCAGCCTGTTTGGGTTCCTTCCTTGCCTCCCTCTCCATCATGTGGTTGCCATTCATTATCATGATTCTCATCAGCCGTTATCTGATGACCCATAAGGATTCCAAGATTGTGAAGGATATCTTTGCCGGACTTCGTCCTGCCATCATCGGACTGATAGCTGCTGCTGCCATACTTCTGATGAATAAAGAGAATTTCGGATCGCCAACCGACAATCCATTTGCTTTCGGAGCCAGCGTAGCACTCTTTCTGGGTGCATTCTATTTCACCAAAGCCAAGAAAGCAAATCCGATTTTGCTGCTTTTCATCTGTGGAATCATTGGATTGTTTATCTTCTAA
- a CDS encoding DUF3256 family protein, whose product MKKIKYILCACMMMASLGIEAKSMKDLLVSMPDSMMPTLNSNMRQEFAELQEMGVKAEVKNLLGEVSVMDTLTQDFVQVRMSKVSTLQMKKLPMENGDSVLCVVKSFAGPEKESELYFFNQEWKVLDASPFLGGKRMEDLAETLVQKPDTMSESRFADLKAMIEPKMVSALLLQNENALVVRLASPLLSADDKKTVNVIKLQRKFNWNGKSFKES is encoded by the coding sequence ATGAAGAAGATAAAATATATATTATGCGCTTGCATGATGATGGCAAGCTTGGGCATCGAAGCTAAGTCGATGAAAGACTTGCTGGTATCGATGCCGGATTCGATGATGCCTACACTCAACAGCAATATGCGACAGGAATTTGCCGAGTTGCAGGAGATGGGCGTGAAGGCTGAGGTGAAGAACCTCTTGGGTGAGGTGAGCGTGATGGATACGCTCACTCAGGACTTCGTGCAGGTACGTATGAGCAAGGTTTCTACTTTGCAGATGAAGAAGTTGCCAATGGAAAATGGCGACTCGGTGCTCTGTGTGGTCAAATCGTTTGCCGGACCAGAGAAGGAGAGTGAACTCTATTTCTTTAATCAAGAATGGAAAGTGCTTGATGCAAGCCCGTTCTTGGGTGGCAAGCGCATGGAAGACTTGGCGGAAACGCTCGTTCAGAAACCCGATACGATGAGCGAAAGTCGCTTTGCTGATTTAAAGGCGATGATTGAGCCTAAGATGGTGAGTGCTTTGCTCTTGCAGAACGAGAATGCACTGGTGGTTCGATTGGCTTCGCCATTGCTTTCGGCAGATGACAAAAAGACGGTAAATGTCATAAAATTGCAAAGAAAGTTTAATTGGAATGGTAAAAGCTTTAAGGAGAGTTAA
- a CDS encoding helix-turn-helix domain-containing protein: protein MNGSELRQILTKRKISISELAEKLHMSQPNLSNQFNVQDVKSGVLERICDALDVKMDFFYEGTKYLNDSSSSDNSPGLNHQDEQPTEEMSDNDKDKEISYLRGQIKVLEKINEKLLNMAQTVGQTVDQSVAYQKKHA from the coding sequence ATGAATGGTTCTGAACTTCGTCAGATCTTGACGAAAAGAAAAATTAGTATAAGTGAGTTGGCTGAGAAACTTCATATGTCTCAGCCTAACCTCAGCAATCAGTTCAATGTACAAGACGTTAAATCTGGTGTTCTTGAACGGATATGTGACGCTTTGGATGTGAAGATGGACTTCTTTTATGAAGGAACCAAATACTTGAATGATAGTTCTAGCTCGGACAATTCCCCAGGCTTGAACCATCAGGATGAACAACCTACTGAAGAAATGTCTGATAATGATAAAGACAAGGAAATAAGTTATCTTAGAGGACAAATTAAGGTATTGGAAAAAATAAATGAGAAGTTGCTGAATATGGCTCAAACTGTTGGTCAAACTGTTGATCAAAGTGTGGCCTATCAGAAAAAACATGCCTAA
- a CDS encoding helix-turn-helix domain-containing protein — MNTDNSWIKLPRMFMNWQWYQNTNMVHLYLYLLLNANIENKLYFGISIQRGECLVSLSTLSRDTGISRDSVKRYLKKLKDTKDISYKKLSKGRIIVLLDFDKFQPVGIDEPAPNWIKLYRKICDWQWYQDAKMVHLFVHLMLKASIMKGSDLSDSWQLCTSLRILSKETGLSLQNIRTCIGKLQRTGEITFRTLPTHLQSIITICNSGSYQTSKRQIAPMSPQCRPDVAPIEECTVLKIENNEISTQQNCNVSNRITEVYNDTKRQAAPMSPQLRPNCAPMSPRCRPNAAPMPPLPKEYKNIRNKESKKINTNNARTHEEDFVDFSEKETSKENQQKKGEKESFLSLSLHDDVWLGAIKKKFAFKSIEEVKDKVENFDLDHICRGNKEHKDIVDYKSHFCDWLKFNLMEQSPRKRKCTPNAERWEGEKFVPKSSEGGIYNGPF; from the coding sequence ATGAATACTGATAACAGCTGGATAAAACTTCCACGAATGTTCATGAATTGGCAGTGGTATCAAAATACCAACATGGTTCATCTGTATCTCTATCTGTTGCTCAATGCTAATATAGAAAATAAGCTCTACTTTGGAATATCCATACAGAGAGGCGAATGTCTGGTATCTCTATCTACTCTTTCAAGAGATACAGGAATATCACGAGATTCCGTTAAGAGATACCTGAAAAAGCTCAAGGATACCAAAGATATCAGCTACAAAAAATTAAGCAAAGGACGTATTATTGTCCTTCTCGACTTTGATAAGTTTCAGCCTGTAGGAATCGACGAGCCTGCGCCTAATTGGATTAAACTTTACAGGAAAATATGTGACTGGCAGTGGTATCAAGATGCCAAGATGGTTCATCTGTTCGTGCATTTGATGTTGAAGGCAAGTATTATGAAAGGAAGTGATTTGTCTGATTCCTGGCAGCTGTGTACTAGTTTGAGAATATTAAGCAAGGAAACTGGGCTTAGCTTGCAAAACATCAGAACCTGTATCGGTAAGTTACAAAGAACTGGAGAAATAACGTTTAGAACTTTACCAACACACCTACAAAGCATCATAACCATCTGCAACTCTGGTAGTTACCAAACATCAAAGCGACAAATCGCCCCGATGTCGCCCCAATGCCGCCCCGATGTCGCCCCGATTGAAGAATGTACTGTGTTAAAAATAGAAAACAATGAAATTTCAACACAGCAAAACTGCAACGTAAGTAACAGAATAACAGAGGTTTACAACGACACAAAACGACAAGCCGCCCCGATGTCGCCCCAATTGCGCCCCAATTGCGCCCCGATGTCGCCCCGATGTCGCCCCAATGCCGCCCCAATGCCGCCCCTACCTAAAGAATATAAGAATATAAGAAATAAAGAAAGTAAGAAAATCAACACCAACAACGCGCGCACGCACGAAGAAGATTTCGTTGATTTTTCAGAAAAAGAAACATCAAAAGAAAACCAACAAAAGAAAGGTGAGAAAGAAAGTTTTCTTTCGCTTTCTCTTCACGATGATGTTTGGTTGGGTGCAATAAAGAAGAAGTTTGCTTTCAAAAGCATTGAAGAAGTGAAAGACAAAGTGGAGAACTTTGATTTGGATCATATCTGTAGAGGCAATAAGGAGCACAAAGATATAGTTGATTACAAAAGCCATTTTTGCGATTGGCTTAAGTTTAACCTGATGGAGCAATCTCCACGCAAACGCAAATGCACTCCTAATGCAGAACGTTGGGAAGGAGAGAAATTTGTTCCTAAAAGCTCGGAAGGAGGTATATACAATGGTCCTTTCTGA
- a CDS encoding ATP-binding protein, whose product MVLSDFNYDTDYCYRWLTFLFSEEVKLRYREYKVHKQQQEAIHKVADWMATSKSRFGLVLNGITGNGKTTLVKAMQNFYNICKFKNPLNEEEAVFYTHASITFLTSKELYHLYASDKKRFDRCMNTFILAVDDLGTEESDFCQYGNRYKPLEELLSYRYERMLPTIVTTNLSGKAIREKYGDRLADRFNEMMQVVTMPDINFRNP is encoded by the coding sequence ATGGTCCTTTCTGATTTCAATTACGATACTGATTACTGCTACAGATGGCTGACGTTTCTGTTTAGCGAAGAAGTAAAACTGAGATATAGAGAATACAAAGTTCACAAGCAACAACAAGAAGCAATACACAAGGTAGCAGACTGGATGGCAACATCAAAGTCTAGATTTGGGCTTGTCCTTAATGGTATTACCGGTAACGGAAAGACCACTCTGGTAAAAGCCATGCAGAACTTTTATAATATTTGCAAGTTCAAGAATCCTCTGAATGAAGAAGAGGCAGTCTTCTATACACATGCAAGTATTACGTTTCTGACATCGAAAGAACTGTATCATCTGTATGCCTCAGATAAAAAGAGATTTGATAGATGTATGAATACGTTCATCCTCGCTGTCGATGACTTGGGCACAGAAGAGAGTGATTTCTGTCAGTATGGGAACAGATATAAACCGCTAGAGGAGTTGTTGTCTTATCGGTATGAAAGAATGCTACCAACGATAGTGACAACCAATCTCAGCGGTAAGGCTATCCGTGAGAAATATGGCGATCGCCTTGCAGACCGTTTCAACGAAATGATGCAAGTTGTGACCATGCCTGACATAAACTTCAGGAACCCATAG